Below is a window of Allomuricauda ruestringensis DSM 13258 DNA.
ATTAAATATAACTTCTGCTTTTTGGTAACGTTCGTGGTCAATATCAAATTCCCCATACCAAACGTAGTCGTAGAGCAAGGTAGCTTTCCCAAAAGCATTTTTCAGGGTGCTTTCGGAGAGTTCCGTTATGTAATCATCATTTGTTTTTTGCTGTTGCCAGTCTATCAGTTCCCGTTCCGATAATAATTGTAAGATGTAGAGGTAATAGTACCGAATGGCGAGCCTATAGTTTTTATCCGCTAGGGCATTTTTGACCAATTGTTGTATGTCCTCGTTTTTAATGATGTGTTCCTCCTCCGATAGGGACACCACATTCGGATTTTTCTTGTTTTTGCCAATCCCGTACATATTGGAGTTGACAAAGAAGCGAATTACCAGATATAAGAATAAGACAAGGAGCAAATAGGGGAGGATCTCCAAAAAAACGGCCAAATAACCTTCGGCGTTTCCCACGCCAAAAATCCATTCAAAAAAGCGACGTAAAATAGTATAGAACCAATTGGTGACGTCGGTCCACCAACTGCTTTCGGTCTTTACTTCCTCATAATTGAACGCACTATCGTTCTTATAAGTTTCGAGGTCTTCTTTACTGAATTCAATAGGTTCAATGTCCGATTCATCATATTTGACAATGGAATCATTTTGGGCAAAAAGTATTGTCCAAGATAAAAGTAAGTATGATAAGATCAGTTTTTTGAGCATCTATTCCTCTGAAGGTTTCCCAAGGCTTTCAATACGTTCAAAAGTACCTGTAAAATTTTTCTTTTCGTTGAGGTTGAAAAATATCAAGGATGTGGACACTAAAAAAATAATGTTCATCAGGAACCTGACCAAGGTGCTCAATATATTTAGCAAAAGATATATGGGGTCGTTAAAAACATTAAAATTCTCCGCATCCATTTCGCCGGAAAACACGCCCATTTTAATCCACGTGTAGATAATGGTTGGCAAACTAAAGGCATAGGTGGCAATGGCAACAATAATGTAAACTACAAAAAGGGTCACAAAGGTCATCCACCAATTTTCTTTGATCAAGGTAAAACTATACTGGTAGGATTCCATGGCGTCTTTTTTAAGGAATACCAAAATGGCAAACGAAACGGATAAGGGTACGGCAAGGTAAATCCCGGGAATTAAACAAAATATTGCGCCTATCATTACGGACAAACCGACCAAAATTCCCAAACCGATCAGAGACCAAAAAGAACCATATACGCCTTGACGGATTTCATCATAATTTACGGCTCCTTTGTTGTTGATATATGATTTTATGTAGTGCAACACGGTTCCCTGCGCCAGAACATAGGCCGCGATAGAACTTAGTATCAAGGCCAATATGGCAAAAACCATAATAAATGGTGAATATGTTTGGGTAGCCGTTGGATTGCCGATGGCACTCAGATTAAAAATATCCCCAATGGTAAACATATAAAACCCCATGGAAATCAGCATGATCACAATGTAGGGGCCTACAATTTTTAAAATGGTGCTAAAAAAAGGTTTAAACTCATTTCTGATAAAGCCAAAGGAATCGGAAAGTATCTCTCCCAATTCCCGTTGTTTTTTAAATTCGATGTAGTTATTGGATGTCTGCATGAGCGGTTTTTCTGTGGATTTGGTATGGATAAATGATGTAGTAAAAAATTATTAAGGACAACGATCCCAGTATGATGAAAATTGCCAACCCATCCGGCATTTCGGTGTGTCTGGTGACGAAGCCTTCCAAAAAACCCGCAATAATAAAAAAAGGAACTGTGCTTACCATTATTTTTAGCCCGTTTTTAACCCCTCGTTTAAAAGATTCCAGTCGAGTATAAGTGCCCGGAAAAAGTAAGCCATTGGCCAAGACCAGTCCGGCGCATCCTGCAATAATTATTACGGATATTTCAATGGTTCCATGGATCCATATGGTTCGGGCCGATTCCCACAATAGTCCTTTTTCATAAAAAAAGTATTGGAAACTCCCCAGCATAATTCCGTTCTGTAGTAAAATGTATAGCGTACCGACCCCTAAAAAAATACCAAATGCAAATGCGTAAATGGCCACTTTAATATTGTTGATGGTAATGCCCAAAAACATATTGAACGCCCCTTGTTCTTTGTAAACCGCCATAGGGTCGCCTTTTTCAATATTTTCTAGTGTCATATTCACATATCCATTGCCTAGTATGGATCGCACAAAATCACCCTCGTTGGCAGAGGAGAATGCGCCAATGGTCACAAAAAAGGCAAATACCAAGAAAGAAATCAATAATTCCCTGTGGTGGGCTATGAACATGGTCGGAAATTCTGTTTTCCAAAAATGGACAATACGATTTCGGGATTCCCGTTTGGTCTTATATATTTTTTGATGGGCTTGGGAGGCAAGGGTGTTCAGGTAAACCTGTGTGTTGCTCCCAGGGTAAAAGGTCTTGGCGTAACTCAGGTGATCGGTGATCTCAATGTAAAGATCCGAAAGCTCATCGGGGTGAAGTTGCCCTTTATTGAGCAAGGCATTTTCAAAAGCGGCCCATTTATCCTTATTTTGCCTAACAAAAGCGGCTTCGCGCATTAAATTTGATGGTTTGTAAGTAAAGAAACTAAAATATGGAACAATTTCAAATAGAAACGGCCCAAAATATAACCATCAGCCAAAACACATCCCACCTTGGTGAGCGCATGCTGGCTTATATTATTGATAGTTTCATCATTTTGGTATACACCATTTTAGTTATTGTTTTTTTGATTTCCATTGAGGTTGATATGGACGACCAATGGGTTTTTTATTTGATACTTACCTTGCCCGCTTTTTTTTATTATCTGCTTTTTGAAACCTTGATGGATGGCAAGACCATTGGAAAGGGGGCCATGAATTTACGAGTAGTAAAATTGGATGGTTCCAAACCTAATTTTGGAAATTATTTTGTGCGATGGGCCCTTCGAATTATCGATGTGGGCCTTACCTCCGGAGGTGCTGCCGTGTTGACCATTCTAATTAGGGGAAAGGGACAGCGAATCGGTGATATTGCTGCAGGAACCACGGTGATAAGTGAAAAGAAGCGAGTATCGTTGTCCGATACTTTGTTAAGGGAACTGCCGGAGGATTACAAGCCCACATTTCCGCAGGTAACTGTTTTTAAAGACCAGGAAATGCAAACCATCAAAGAGTTGTACGATAAGGCCAAAATAAATGGCAATCACAATATTATAGTATCGTTGGATAAACGCATCAAAGAAGTATTGGGGGTGCAGACAGTTCTGCAGCCCATCGAATTTGTAGATGTTGTCATCAAGGATTACAACTACTATACACAAAAAATGTAGTCATGCTATATCAAACTATAGATATATTGGGAACTGTGGCCTTTGCCATTTCCGGGGTTTTGGTCGCTATGGAAAAGCGTCTGGATTTATTTGGTGTGCTTATCATTGCATTTGTCACCGCGATTGGTGGCGGGACATTGAGGGATTTGATGATTGGCAACACCCCCGTGGGCTGGATGCAAGACCTTACCTATGTGACCACTATTTTTATTACGGTAGTATTTGCCATCATATTTGTGAACAAGCTCAAATACCTCAGAAAATCGTTGTTTCTGTTCGATACTATCGGTATTGGACTTTATACGATGGTTGGGGTGGAAAAAGGTTTGGAAGCGCAACTGTTGCCCATTATGTGCGTGTTTTTGGGCACAATGACGGCCTGTTTTGGTGGTGTGATACGAGATATGCTTTGCAACGAAATCCCAATTATTTTCCGAAGAAAGGAAATTTACGCGACCACTTGTATTTTGGGAGGTGCCAGTTATTTTCTCTTTATGCAATTTCCCATAAAAGATAGCTACGCCTACGTGGCAGCTATTTTGGTCGTTATCTCATTAAGGTTGATTGCGGTTAAGTTTGATGTTCGCTTGCCCAACATTTATAAAAAGGAAGCCTAAGAAATCCTTTCCTAACTTTTTTCAATATTGGTTAATTATTGCTTAGTACAATTAACTTTTTGTTAATCAATTTTACTTTTCGTTAGTCCTGTCTCCTTAAGTATACCGCTACATTGGCTCCCAAGTAACATAAATAACCAATCAGTAGTACAGGTATGAGAACATCGCAATCATTGATCATTACATTTTTAGGGTTGATTTCACTTCTTGGAATCAATCAGGCTAGTGCCCAAGGGTGCGTTGCTATCCGACATTTTTCCTCCTGTGTAGGGAACACTTTGGAGAATAATTTATTGGGTCCAGGCGACATTCAAATTGGGAGCAATTACAGATATTTCAAATCCTTCCGCCATTTTAGGGGAACCGAAGAGGAACCGGACAGGGTTTCCAATGAGACCGAAGTTATCAACCATTCCCATTCTTGGGATTTCTTCTTGACCTATGGAATATCCAACAGATGGTACGCCAGTATTACCATCCCCACCGTTATAAATACACGTTCCTCATTGTACGAACATGGGCGCGATGAGCGTAACACCACTTTTTCCCGTGGCTTGGCCGATATTCGGGTAGGTGTTGGCTATTGGCTGTTCGATCTCGAAAAACACCAAAACGGCAATTTAGCATTGGGCTTGGGCCTTAAACTACCAACGGGAAGCTACAATGCCTCCGATATTTTTTACAATGTTGGGCCAGAGGGAAGCCCACAGGTAAGACCCGTGGATCAAAGTATTCAGCCTGGGGATGGCGGATTTGGAATAACCTTGGATTTTCAGTTTTACCAAAAGATTGCCGAACGATTTTTTGCCTATGGCGGTGGTTTTTATTTGATCAATCCGAGGGAAACCAACGGTACACGGACATTTAGGGAAACTTTAAGCCCAATTTTGGAAAATGAAGCCATTATGGCCGTTCCAGACCAGTTTTCACTCCGCGCCGGGCTAAGCCATAGTTTAAGCAATACCATTTCTGCCTCATTGGGAGCACGGTACGAAGGTGTGCCCGTAAAGGATCTTATTGGTGGTAACGAAGGTTTTAGAAGACCCGGGAATGTACTCTCCATTGACCCTGGAATCGCTTTTATGAAAGATAATTTCTCCTTGAACCTGAATGTGCCGTTTGCAGTGAGAAGGGAACGTCCGCAAAGTGTTACTGATTTGGAAACACAACAGATGACAGGAGAGCCTAGAGAGGGGGATGCCGCTTTTGCAGATTATTTGATCAATGTAGGGGTCTCGTACCGATTTGCACGCAGTAAGGTAAAGGTTGACCCGGAACTAATGAATGAATTCAATAATTAAACCTCTTTAATCCACCTATGCGAAAATCCATTAAAGAAAATTTGCTGGCCATTTCCATTGGCTTGGTATATTTTTGGTTTGGGGCATTAAAACTTGTCCCAAACCTTAGTCCAGCTGAAGATTTGGCAAAAAACACCATTCATCGGCTCACTTTTGGGTTGATACCTGATGAGGTTTCCATAATCCTACTTGCCTTTTGGGAAGTAGGATTGGGCTTTTTGTTTGTGTTCAGGTTTTTTAGAAGACAAGCTGTAATAATGGCTTTGATCCACATGGTATGCACCTTTACACCGCTATTCTTTTTTCCGGGCGATGTTTTTGGAGAAGAACCACTATCCTTGACCTTTGTTGGGCAATACATTATGAAAAACCTCATAATTATTGCAGTCCTTGTTTCCATTTATGAAAGAAAAAAGGTTTCCGAAAAGTCTGGAGAACCAATAAGGAACCAAAAATACAGTTTGTCGAACCGTATATTAATCGGCAAAAACCTCTTCAAAAAAGTGTGACATACGCTGCCAAGACCGATCACTGGCCAAAGGATTGTACATCATGCCATCATCGGGTGCATTGGCATTGGGGTTGGTAAAAGCATGTCCTGTATGACCAAAAACATCCATTTCCCAAACTGCATTGCGTTCGGTGAGTTCGTAACCCAAGGAAACGATATCTTTGGGAAATGCCAGCGGATCTTCCCAACCGTGAAGCACCAATACTTTTGCCTTGATGTCCCCTTCGTGGTCCAGATCGGGCGGGTCAAAGATGCCATGGAAATACACCACTCCTTTGATGTCGATGCCGGAACGCGCCAAATCCAAAGCGCATTTTCCACCAAAACAAAATCCTATGATTCCGACCTTTTCGGTGTTGGCCAAATCATGTTCTTTTATTTTGTCGAGTGCTAAAAGTATCCGATCGAGCAGTTCTTGGCGGTCGGCCAATAATTCGTTCATCAATGCTTCGGCCTCGGTCGCATTCTTGGCTCTCTTTCCTTTGCCGTACACATCAATGGCAAATGCCAAGTAACCTTGTTTGGCAAGTTCGGTGGCTTTGTCCGCTTCAAAGTCTGATTGCCCTGCCCATGTGTGGGAGACCAAAACCACAGGGCGTTTGCCCTTAATGCTATCATCGTAGGCAACCACTCCTTGGTAAGATTGTCCACTGGCTGCATAAGTAAAATTGTTAGTCTGTATCATACTGGGTTTAGTTTTGTATTGAGGGCCGTTAAATTATAGTATTTTTTGATCGGGTTACAACACCTCGGCCTTGAGAATGTATATGTTTTGCCATGGCCAATCCCCATCGCCCACAGGTACGTTATTTATGGCATCCACCACATCCATTCCTTCAATCACTCGCCCAAAAGGAGTGTAAGAGCCATCAAGGTGATAGGAGCCTGGATTGGTAACTACAATAAAGAATTCGTACGGTGAGGCCAATTTATGGGGGTTGTCCCTTTCGCTGCTGGGCATGGAAATGGTTTCACGGTGGTGCTTATGGCCTTTTTTGGCATCAGGTGGTAGCAGGTATCTTCCTATTCTGCTCCGTTTTCGGGCTGTCTTCCTGTCATCGGAGTTGCCCCCTTGAATAATAAAATCCTTCACAACCCTGTGGAACTGAGTGCTGTCAAAATACTTCTGTCGGGCCAAATAAATAAAATTGGCTTTGTGGTAAGGTACGTCATCATACAACTGTACGGTAAAACTGCCCATGGTAGTGGTGATTTTTACCTTATCTTTCTTTAAGTTTTTTTCGTAATCGAAAAAGAAGTCGATGGCATTCTCCTCGGTAAGTTTAAAGGGCTCTTCCTCTTCTTCTTCCGTGGCGGTAGCATCTATTTGGATTTGGGGAACAGTGTCCGTTTTTGCAATATTTTCCTCAACTTTGTCCTTATCCTTCTTTGGGGATTCCCCGCAGGAAACGAACAAAAAAAATAATATACTTGTAGTTAAAGCCGATTGTCTCAACAGTATGGATTTTAATAAATTTTGTCAACTTGCTCTAAAATTAAAAAATCTCCCACTTCCTGGGGAAGATTCCCATCATAAAATGTCCCCTGAGCTTCGTATTCAATGGTTGAAGGAGAACAGACAAGATATAAACCCCAAGCGGGCAGGGGTCATGGCGCTATTCTATCCAGATTTGGAACAAGAGACCCGTTTACTTTTGATCCTGCGGAAAGTATATCAGGGCGTGCATTCCAACCAAATCGGGTTCCCCGGTGGAAAGGTGGAAAAGATGGACAGGGATCTATTGCAAACTGCCTTAAGGGAAACCCATGAGGAAGTTGGCGTACCACCTACCGAGGTTGAAGTGATCAAAGAACTCAGTGAAGTGTATATTCCGCCCAGTAATTTTTTGGTAAGACCCTATATCGGGATCTATCCGAATCCGCGACCGTTTATCAAAGAAGAAAGCGAAGTGGAAAGCCTGGTGGAGGTGTATCTCAGGGATTTTTTGGATGATTCCAACCATATTGAAGAAATTTTGAGCACTTCTTACGCAAAAAACATAAATGTACCGGCCTTTAAATTAAACGGTTACACGGTTTGGGGAGCTACCGCCATGATGATGAGCGAGATCAAGGAGCTTTTACGACAGGTGCTTTGATGCTATTTTGTAAATTTGCAGTCAACAATCAACGCTATACATGGGTCTGTTTAAGAAAAATCCTTTTGGACATATTTTATTTTTTAAACGATGGCTGATCCGTATCGCCGGTATGATGACACACCAGCGTTACAAAGGATTTAATACTCTCGAGATCGAAGGATCGCAGATTATCCGTGATTTACCGGAAAACAATGTTCTTTTTGTGAGCAATCACCAGACCTATTTTGCCGATGTGGTGGCTATGTTCCATGTTTTTAATGCCAGTTTGAGCGGGAGGGAGGACAATATTAAAAATTTGGGCTATCTCTGGAACCCTAAATTGAATATTTACTACGTGGCGGCCAAGGAGACCATGAAAAAGAGTCTATTGACCAAAATTTTGGCCTATGCCGGTTCCATAAGTATAGAGCGAACCTGGAGGGCGGGTGGTCAAAATGTGAACCGACAGGTGAAGTTCAGTGATATTTCCAATATTGGAAAGGCGCTAAATGATGGCTGGGTGATCACGTTTCCGCAAGGTACCACAACGCCATGGAAGCCATTGCGAAAAGGCACCGCGCACATCATCAAAAAATATAAACCTGTTGTGGTTCCCGTGGTTATTGATGGATTCCGACGTTCTTTTGACAAAAAAGGACTTCGTGTAAAGAAAAAAGGAATCTTGCAATCCATGCAAATCAAGGAGCCATTGGATATTGATTACGACCACGAGTCCATTGATGCCATATTGGAAAAATTGGAGTACGCCATTGAGCAACACCCATCTTTCCTAAAGGTAATTCCTCAGAAGGAGCTTCTTGCCTACGAGGAAGAAAACCAAAAAAGACGCTACAGTTATAAAGGCAAGTTGGACGGCTAGACCTCTAACCTTTTAAGGTCGTTGTAGTTTTTTCTAAGTCTTTTTAGTAAAATTCCATAAAGGAGTTTGTAGAACAGCCATATTAAAAATAGGATAGCGGCTATAAATACTACGGATATCCCAATCACCATGGCCCAAAATGTTATGCTGTCCCCGTCTTTGGATGCAGCTTCAACAATTTTCTGTCCCTCGGGACCATAAAGGAGTGCCCCGTACATGTTTATGATCAAATAGGTAGTAAAGATGATAAGATTGAACCACACATATTGTGTTACGGTTCGTTTTACCTTTAATATGGTTCTCATCAAATTCTTGGAGGAATCCGTGAATGAGATTTTCTTGTAATTAATGTAAAACTTATAGATAAAGTAAAGGATAATGGCGTAGTTGATGATGTTGAGAGCCATGACAACCTTATAAATATGCATGTCCTTTAGCTCCTGCATGGTTTCGGGACCGCTAAAAATAATATTGATACCCGCCCAGAATACAAATTCTATGATGCTGATATAAAAAATCCACTTAACTATGGATGATGACTTTTTCTTGGTCATCGGATAGATTTGCTCATAGGACAGCTTGGGAAGGTCTGCTTCCCGTTTTTGCCAATCTTTTTTCAAGAGCTCCAGTTCATCCAGCATAATCAAGGATTTAATATGGTTCTTAATTTATTTTTTACCCTGCTCATCTTCACTCTCGCATTTACTTCTGTAATACCCAAAGTTTCGGCTATCTCGGTATAATCCTTGTCTTCCAGATAGAGGAATACCAAGGCTTTGTCAATATCACCAAGCTGTTTTATGGCGTCGTACATCAGTTTTAACTGTCGTTCTTCCGTATCATCATAATCAGTGGCCTTGATTTTATAGAGGACCGACTCAAAATCCTGAGTCTTTACCCTTTTTTTTGATTTTCGGTACAAGGTGATGGCCGTATTCAAGGCAACCCGGTACATCCATGTACTAAACTTGGCATCTCCCCGAAACTTTGGATATGCTTTCCACAATTGAATAGTGATTTCTTGGAACAGATCGTTGTGGGAATCTTTGTCGTTGGTATACAGGCTACATACCTTATGGACAATATTTTGATTGTCCTCAAGTTCCGTCACAAAACGATGTTCCAGTTCTTTGTTCACTAAACGGTTGGTAAAGTTGCTTTAATTATAAGTATGCAGAAAGCAACTTTTGTTACAGTGTTTGATGAAAAATCTATTTACGATAGTCCAGTGCAGGAGGTCTGTTGCCCAACATGGGAATATATTTGAAGTCTTTTCCTCTTCTTTCCTCCAATTCCTTTTTGGCGGCTTCAACCGTTTTTGGATTTTCAAAAATATCCATTGCAGTAAGTGCTATGGTTTGGGCGGCTACCATCATTCCTTTGGAGCCGATACTCATACCACCGGCAGCTACGGCTTGCCAACTGTGTGCAGGTGTTCCGGGTACCCAAGTCGCCGTTCCCAAGCCAGCTGTTGGTACGGTAAAACTAACGTCTCCCACATCGGTAGAACCAAATGCATTGGCTGTTTCTTTGTAAGGTTGAATTTTTTCGGCTGAGGAAATGTCCGGCGCACCTTTGCCCAAAGTTTTGGATATTTTTTCGGCAAAGACCTTTTCCTCTTCATTGTAAGTAACCCCACCTACTTTTACCAAGTTGTCGTACATTATTTTTTGCACGGTCAGGTTGGGCAGGAGTTCGTGGGTGCCACCGATCATTTCATACTCCATGGTAGTTCCTGTTCCCATGGCAGCACCTTCTGCTGCTTTTACGATCCTATCAAAAATATCCACGACCACATCCCGGGTGTTGTGTCTTGCATAATAATAAACTTCAGCAAAGTCGGGAACAACATTTGGCGCTTTACCTCCATCGGTGATTACGTAGTGAATTCTTGCATCTTCGGGGACATGTTCGCGCATCATGTTTACCATGGCGTTCATGGCCTCTACGCCATCCAAGGCCGAACGTCCCATTTGTGGTGCGGCCGCGGCGTGCGCAGAAACCCCATGGAACCTGAATTTGGCAGATTTGTTGGCCAATGCAGCACCGGCACTGGCAGCATTTGCCGAACTTGGGTGCCAATGCAGAGCTACGTCCACATCATCAAACACGCCTTCGCGAACCATATAAACTTTACCGGAACCACCTTCTTCGGCCGGGCATCCGTAAAAGCGAATGGTTCCTTTAATATTGTTGGTATCCATCCAGTCCTTTACCGAAATGGCTGCGGCGGTGGATGCTGTTCCAAACAAGTGGTGCCCACAGGCATGTCCAGCAGCTTTACCAGCGGATTTTTTCTCTGGTACCGCCTCTTGGGATAAACCAGGTAAAGCATCGTATTCTCCCAAAATACCAATTACAGGATATCCCGATCCATATTCTGCTTTAAAGGCGGTTGGGATACCAGCAATCCCTGTTTCGATGGAAAACCCGGCATCGGAAAGGGTTTTTTGTAAAAGGGCGGAACTTTGCTCTTCCAAATATCCCATTTCAGCTAAGTTCCATATTTCATGGGCAATTTCGATGTATTTTTCAGATTTGGACTCTAAAGCCTTGATTACATCGTTTTTCTTTTTTTGGGCATGAATACCCATGGTGCACAAAAGTAGCAATGCACCTAACGGGAGAAATTTTTTCATGGGTCGAAGTTTTTTTGAGTTAGATGCTAAAGATACAAAAAAACCAACCCTGAGATGACCTGCTCAAGCAGGGAATACTTAAATTTGTCGGTATGTCGAGCATGAACATTCCTCAATCCAGCTATCCAAGAGTCGTAATTATAGGCGGCGGTTTTGGAGGCATTGCATTAGCTAAAAAATTAAGTAAAAAAGAAGCCCAAGTGGTCTTGTTGGATAAACACAATTACCACAATTTTCAACCCCTGCTGTATCAAGTATCCACGGGAGGATTGGAGCCGGATTCCATAGCATACCCCATTAGAAAAGTGTTGCAGGGCTATCCCAATTTCTTTTTTAGATTGGCACAGGTGAAGGAAGTTAAAACGGATACCAAACGAATCAAGACCAATATCGGGGAGATTTTTTATGATTATCTGGTGGTTGCTACCGGTTCGGAAACCAACTTTTTTGGCAATAAAAATATTAAGGCCAAGGGTATGGCCATGAAAACGATTCCGCAATCCTTGAATTTACGAAGCTTGATCCTGGAGAATTTTGAGCAGGCACTTTTAACGGATGATCTCCATGAGCGCGATGCATTGATGAACTTCGTTATAGTGGGCGGTGGCCCCACAGGGGTTGAACTTGCCGGTGCCTTGGCCGAGATTAAAAAAGGAATACTGCCCAAGGATTATCCCGATTTGGATACCCGTAGGGCACAAATAAACTTGGTGCAAGGCGGCGATAGGATTTTACCGGCAATGAGCGAAAAAGCATCTGAGAAAGCAGAAAAGTTTTTGGAAGAGCTTGGGGTAAATGTTTGGAAAAACATCCGTGTAACCGATTACGATGGCAAAAAGGTAACCACAAACACCAAAACAA
It encodes the following:
- a CDS encoding DUF4129 domain-containing protein, translated to MLKKLILSYLLLSWTILFAQNDSIVKYDESDIEPIEFSKEDLETYKNDSAFNYEEVKTESSWWTDVTNWFYTILRRFFEWIFGVGNAEGYLAVFLEILPYLLLVLFLYLVIRFFVNSNMYGIGKNKKNPNVVSLSEEEHIIKNEDIQQLVKNALADKNYRLAIRYYYLYILQLLSERELIDWQQQKTNDDYITELSESTLKNAFGKATLLYDYVWYGEFDIDHERYQKAEVIFNSLKNAITDV
- a CDS encoding stage II sporulation protein M, with the protein product MREAAFVRQNKDKWAAFENALLNKGQLHPDELSDLYIEITDHLSYAKTFYPGSNTQVYLNTLASQAHQKIYKTKRESRNRIVHFWKTEFPTMFIAHHRELLISFLVFAFFVTIGAFSSANEGDFVRSILGNGYVNMTLENIEKGDPMAVYKEQGAFNMFLGITINNIKVAIYAFAFGIFLGVGTLYILLQNGIMLGSFQYFFYEKGLLWESARTIWIHGTIEISVIIIAGCAGLVLANGLLFPGTYTRLESFKRGVKNGLKIMVSTVPFFIIAGFLEGFVTRHTEMPDGLAIFIILGSLSLIIFYYIIYPYQIHRKTAHADIQ
- a CDS encoding RDD family protein, which codes for MEQFQIETAQNITISQNTSHLGERMLAYIIDSFIILVYTILVIVFLISIEVDMDDQWVFYLILTLPAFFYYLLFETLMDGKTIGKGAMNLRVVKLDGSKPNFGNYFVRWALRIIDVGLTSGGAAVLTILIRGKGQRIGDIAAGTTVISEKKRVSLSDTLLRELPEDYKPTFPQVTVFKDQEMQTIKELYDKAKINGNHNIIVSLDKRIKEVLGVQTVLQPIEFVDVVIKDYNYYTQKM
- a CDS encoding trimeric intracellular cation channel family protein: MLYQTIDILGTVAFAISGVLVAMEKRLDLFGVLIIAFVTAIGGGTLRDLMIGNTPVGWMQDLTYVTTIFITVVFAIIFVNKLKYLRKSLFLFDTIGIGLYTMVGVEKGLEAQLLPIMCVFLGTMTACFGGVIRDMLCNEIPIIFRRKEIYATTCILGGASYFLFMQFPIKDSYAYVAAILVVISLRLIAVKFDVRLPNIYKKEA
- a CDS encoding dienelactone hydrolase family protein — its product is MIQTNNFTYAASGQSYQGVVAYDDSIKGKRPVVLVSHTWAGQSDFEADKATELAKQGYLAFAIDVYGKGKRAKNATEAEALMNELLADRQELLDRILLALDKIKEHDLANTEKVGIIGFCFGGKCALDLARSGIDIKGVVYFHGIFDPPDLDHEGDIKAKVLVLHGWEDPLAFPKDIVSLGYELTERNAVWEMDVFGHTGHAFTNPNANAPDDGMMYNPLASDRSWQRMSHFFEEVFAD
- a CDS encoding peptidylprolyl isomerase, with product MRQSALTTSILFFLFVSCGESPKKDKDKVEENIAKTDTVPQIQIDATATEEEEEEPFKLTEENAIDFFFDYEKNLKKDKVKITTTMGSFTVQLYDDVPYHKANFIYLARQKYFDSTQFHRVVKDFIIQGGNSDDRKTARKRSRIGRYLLPPDAKKGHKHHRETISMPSSERDNPHKLASPYEFFIVVTNPGSYHLDGSYTPFGRVIEGMDVVDAINNVPVGDGDWPWQNIYILKAEVL
- a CDS encoding NUDIX hydrolase, which gives rise to MDFNKFCQLALKLKNLPLPGEDSHHKMSPELRIQWLKENRQDINPKRAGVMALFYPDLEQETRLLLILRKVYQGVHSNQIGFPGGKVEKMDRDLLQTALRETHEEVGVPPTEVEVIKELSEVYIPPSNFLVRPYIGIYPNPRPFIKEESEVESLVEVYLRDFLDDSNHIEEILSTSYAKNINVPAFKLNGYTVWGATAMMMSEIKELLRQVL
- a CDS encoding lysophospholipid acyltransferase family protein, coding for MGLFKKNPFGHILFFKRWLIRIAGMMTHQRYKGFNTLEIEGSQIIRDLPENNVLFVSNHQTYFADVVAMFHVFNASLSGREDNIKNLGYLWNPKLNIYYVAAKETMKKSLLTKILAYAGSISIERTWRAGGQNVNRQVKFSDISNIGKALNDGWVITFPQGTTTPWKPLRKGTAHIIKKYKPVVVPVVIDGFRRSFDKKGLRVKKKGILQSMQIKEPLDIDYDHESIDAILEKLEYAIEQHPSFLKVIPQKELLAYEEENQKRRYSYKGKLDG
- a CDS encoding RNA polymerase sigma factor, encoding MNKELEHRFVTELEDNQNIVHKVCSLYTNDKDSHNDLFQEITIQLWKAYPKFRGDAKFSTWMYRVALNTAITLYRKSKKRVKTQDFESVLYKIKATDYDDTEERQLKLMYDAIKQLGDIDKALVFLYLEDKDYTEIAETLGITEVNARVKMSRVKNKLRTILNP
- a CDS encoding amidohydrolase codes for the protein MKKFLPLGALLLLCTMGIHAQKKKNDVIKALESKSEKYIEIAHEIWNLAEMGYLEEQSSALLQKTLSDAGFSIETGIAGIPTAFKAEYGSGYPVIGILGEYDALPGLSQEAVPEKKSAGKAAGHACGHHLFGTASTAAAISVKDWMDTNNIKGTIRFYGCPAEEGGSGKVYMVREGVFDDVDVALHWHPSSANAASAGAALANKSAKFRFHGVSAHAAAAPQMGRSALDGVEAMNAMVNMMREHVPEDARIHYVITDGGKAPNVVPDFAEVYYYARHNTRDVVVDIFDRIVKAAEGAAMGTGTTMEYEMIGGTHELLPNLTVQKIMYDNLVKVGGVTYNEEEKVFAEKISKTLGKGAPDISSAEKIQPYKETANAFGSTDVGDVSFTVPTAGLGTATWVPGTPAHSWQAVAAGGMSIGSKGMMVAAQTIALTAMDIFENPKTVEAAKKELEERRGKDFKYIPMLGNRPPALDYRK
- a CDS encoding NAD(P)/FAD-dependent oxidoreductase, whose amino-acid sequence is MNIPQSSYPRVVIIGGGFGGIALAKKLSKKEAQVVLLDKHNYHNFQPLLYQVSTGGLEPDSIAYPIRKVLQGYPNFFFRLAQVKEVKTDTKRIKTNIGEIFYDYLVVATGSETNFFGNKNIKAKGMAMKTIPQSLNLRSLILENFEQALLTDDLHERDALMNFVIVGGGPTGVELAGALAEIKKGILPKDYPDLDTRRAQINLVQGGDRILPAMSEKASEKAEKFLEELGVNVWKNIRVTDYDGKKVTTNTKTIFEAETLVWAAGVKAVGLKGLDVRELLSRDNRLKVNEFHQIVGLEDVFAIGDVAQMVTEEFPHGHPMMAQPAIQQGRNLGDNLVLLMDGKPMKPFVYKDKGSMATVGRNKAVVDLPKFRFQGVFAWFVWMFVHLYFLIGFRNRVVVFINWVYNYIRFDREARLIIRPFKKQNKVEKNTLMQD